A portion of the Achromobacter sp. MFA1 R4 genome contains these proteins:
- a CDS encoding acyl-CoA dehydrogenase produces MNAIDHELIEEIRDSARDFLLRRDQRQRKRKAAAGDREYWKEIASVGWLGMSVPEALGGLGLGWHAMAAVLEEAGRAQLPEPLVGAGVLATTLLARIAPAGDAGPRDRLLDAICRGERVVGLAWQETEGQLEAGEAAGAFGVTVTAREGAYVLNGEKRHVIPGAAVDGWLITADGEAGSALFYLPAGTPGVTVHAHERADGSPACHLAIESAVLTPDALLARAGVLDAVDEAIDYGRLMQSAELVGIARQVLADSVAYLNTRSQFGRPLSSFQALQHRLVDAAMQVELAANSLLDALNAIAAAPGDAKARKAAASRVKARAARAGIEASRLAIQLHGAIGYTDECDVSLYFRSALHLGAWLGNATAHRQRYGALAPDPAPPADDDDGEDDASDAQFPRDADWNAMPEAQFRAMLRRFFRTHYPDALRHVPWRLHWDEIKDWYFTLSRQGWIAPAWPREHGGMALSPARQIAFIEEAERYGVARAPDQGLVMLGPILIRYGTEAQRARFLPGILSGEAVWAQGYSEPNAGSDLASLRCEAVIDGDELVVTGQKTWSTLAQDATHMFMLVRTDKTVKKQAGISFLLVDLASPGVSRRPIRTLSGHEEFCEVFFDQVRVPRDNVVGELNAGWDIAKALLGFERLFSGSPKHASHALQQIFSIARQRGLLADPAFTDRLAELRLDSADLTAMYRVFADLARAGRPLPPELSLLKIWATETHERLGALLIQIAEEYGGAAMRLGYGNGNVHALAPYVNALAATIFSGTNEIQRNIYAKQVLGLQGA; encoded by the coding sequence ATGAACGCCATCGACCACGAGCTCATCGAAGAAATCCGCGACAGCGCGCGCGACTTTCTGCTGCGCCGCGACCAGCGCCAACGCAAGCGCAAGGCGGCGGCGGGCGACCGCGAATACTGGAAGGAGATCGCCTCGGTCGGCTGGCTGGGCATGAGCGTGCCCGAAGCGCTGGGCGGGCTTGGCCTGGGCTGGCATGCGATGGCCGCCGTGCTGGAAGAGGCCGGCCGTGCGCAACTGCCCGAGCCGCTCGTCGGCGCGGGCGTGCTGGCCACGACGCTGCTGGCCCGCATCGCGCCGGCGGGCGACGCCGGTCCGCGCGACCGGCTCCTGGACGCGATTTGCCGGGGCGAGCGCGTCGTGGGCCTGGCGTGGCAGGAGACCGAGGGCCAGCTCGAAGCCGGCGAGGCCGCCGGGGCCTTCGGCGTCACGGTCACCGCGCGCGAAGGCGCCTATGTGCTGAACGGCGAAAAGCGCCACGTCATCCCCGGCGCGGCCGTGGACGGCTGGCTCATCACGGCCGACGGCGAAGCGGGCTCCGCGCTCTTCTACCTGCCGGCCGGCACGCCGGGCGTCACGGTGCATGCCCACGAGCGCGCCGACGGCTCGCCCGCCTGCCACCTTGCGATCGAATCGGCCGTCCTCACGCCGGACGCGCTGCTGGCGCGCGCAGGCGTGCTGGACGCCGTGGACGAAGCCATCGACTACGGCCGCCTGATGCAATCGGCGGAACTGGTGGGCATCGCGCGCCAGGTGCTGGCCGACTCGGTGGCCTACCTGAACACACGCTCGCAGTTCGGCCGGCCGTTGTCGTCATTCCAGGCGTTGCAGCACCGGCTGGTGGACGCGGCGATGCAGGTGGAACTGGCCGCCAACAGCCTGCTGGACGCGCTGAACGCCATCGCGGCCGCGCCCGGCGACGCCAAGGCGCGCAAGGCCGCGGCCAGCCGGGTCAAGGCCCGCGCGGCGCGTGCCGGCATCGAGGCGTCGCGGCTGGCCATCCAGCTTCACGGCGCCATCGGCTACACCGACGAATGCGACGTCAGCCTGTATTTCCGTAGCGCCCTGCACCTGGGCGCCTGGCTGGGCAACGCCACGGCGCATCGCCAACGCTACGGCGCGCTGGCGCCCGATCCCGCCCCGCCGGCCGACGATGACGACGGCGAGGACGACGCCAGCGACGCGCAATTCCCGCGCGACGCCGACTGGAACGCCATGCCCGAAGCGCAGTTCCGCGCGATGCTGCGCCGGTTCTTCCGCACGCATTACCCCGACGCCCTGCGCCACGTGCCATGGCGGCTGCATTGGGACGAGATCAAGGACTGGTACTTCACGCTATCGCGCCAGGGCTGGATCGCGCCGGCCTGGCCGCGCGAGCATGGCGGCATGGCGCTGTCCCCGGCCCGGCAGATCGCCTTCATCGAAGAGGCCGAGCGCTACGGCGTGGCGCGCGCGCCGGACCAGGGCCTGGTCATGCTGGGCCCCATCCTGATCCGCTACGGCACCGAGGCGCAGCGCGCGCGCTTTCTGCCCGGCATCCTGTCCGGCGAGGCGGTGTGGGCGCAGGGCTACTCCGAACCCAACGCGGGCTCCGACCTGGCCTCGCTGCGTTGCGAGGCGGTGATCGACGGCGACGAACTGGTGGTGACGGGCCAGAAGACCTGGTCCACGCTGGCGCAGGACGCGACGCACATGTTCATGCTGGTGCGCACCGACAAGACCGTCAAGAAACAGGCGGGCATCAGCTTCCTGCTGGTGGACCTGGCCAGCCCGGGCGTCAGCCGCCGGCCGATCCGCACGCTATCGGGCCACGAAGAGTTCTGCGAGGTGTTCTTCGACCAGGTCCGCGTGCCGCGCGACAACGTGGTCGGCGAGCTGAACGCCGGATGGGATATCGCCAAGGCGCTGCTGGGCTTCGAGCGCCTGTTCAGCGGCAGCCCCAAGCACGCCAGCCATGCCCTGCAGCAGATCTTCAGCATCGCGCGCCAGCGCGGCCTGCTGGCCGATCCCGCCTTCACGGACCGGCTGGCCGAGCTGCGGCTGGACAGCGCCGACCTGACCGCCATGTACCGCGTCTTCGCGGACCTGGCCAGGGCGGGCCGTCCGCTGCCGCCCGAGCTGTCGCTGCTGAAGATCTGGGCGACCGAAACGCACGAGCGCCTGGGCGCGCTGCTGATCCAGATCGCCGAGGAATACGGCGGCGCGGCGATGCGGCTGGGCTACGGCAACGGCAACGTCCATGCGCTGGCGCCCTACGTCAACGCGCTGGCGGCAACCATCTTCAGCGGCACCAACGAGATCCAGCGCAACATCTACGCCAAGCAGGTCCTCGGCCTGCAAGGCGCCTAG
- a CDS encoding glutathione S-transferase family protein has translation MKLHWSPRSPFVRKVMIVLHEAGIADRVTLVRTPVAMDKPNLDLLPDNPLIKLPTLVLDDGTPVYDSRVICAYLDGLTGCGLLPAEPAARLLAERRQALGDGFLDALLLFRQERNKPAERQTPAWLDAFALKTKAVLAALEAEAPALQASRFDLGLIAIGCALSYMDYRFPDIAWRDGHPALAAWHERFAARPSVARTQPDDTP, from the coding sequence ATGAAACTGCATTGGTCGCCGCGTTCGCCCTTCGTGCGCAAGGTGATGATCGTCCTGCACGAAGCTGGCATCGCGGACCGCGTGACGCTGGTGCGCACGCCGGTCGCGATGGACAAGCCCAATCTGGACCTGCTGCCCGACAATCCGCTCATCAAGCTGCCGACGCTGGTGCTGGACGACGGCACGCCGGTGTACGACTCGCGCGTCATCTGCGCCTATCTGGACGGCCTGACCGGCTGCGGCCTGCTGCCCGCCGAACCCGCGGCGCGCCTGCTGGCCGAGCGCCGCCAGGCGCTGGGCGACGGCTTCCTGGATGCGCTGCTGCTGTTCCGCCAGGAACGCAACAAGCCCGCGGAGCGGCAGACGCCCGCGTGGCTGGACGCCTTTGCGCTGAAGACGAAGGCGGTGCTGGCCGCGCTGGAAGCCGAGGCGCCGGCGCTGCAGGCGTCGCGCTTCGACCTGGGGCTGATCGCCATCGGCTGCGCGCTGTCCTACATGGACTATCGTTTTCCGGACATCGCCTGGCGCGACGGGCATCCGGCGCTGGCCGCCTGGCACGAGCGCTTTGCCGCGCGCCCGTCGGTGGCGCGCACCCAGCCCGACGACACCCCTTGA
- a CDS encoding tripartite tricarboxylate transporter substrate binding protein: MIRSLLAAAAALSALCASFPAAAAYPKHPITLINPYAAGGPADVVARSLARALEKRLGQPVVVENKPGGGASIGTGFVARAKPDGYTLLLGTAAGHVVTPLMQKTAYDGVNGFAFCSVVAVQPIMLVVNPSRGIKTVQELIARAKAEPGKLSYGSAGVGGATHLGAELFQQAARVQLNHIPYAGASPAINDAVGGQIDLAMLNLSASLPFIRQGRLVPLAYAADQRSALLPDVPTLDEAGVHGAQAATWYSLAAPAGTPAGIVQTLSDTVRRVNDDPEYQRVMQDQAIALMALSPQEATAYVQKDRADMQRLLGTLGLLAK; encoded by the coding sequence ATGATCCGATCCCTGCTGGCGGCCGCCGCCGCCCTGTCCGCCCTGTGCGCCTCCTTCCCGGCCGCCGCGGCCTATCCGAAGCACCCGATTACCCTGATCAATCCCTACGCCGCGGGCGGCCCGGCTGACGTGGTGGCGCGCAGCCTGGCGCGCGCGCTGGAAAAGCGCCTGGGCCAGCCGGTCGTGGTGGAAAACAAACCCGGCGGCGGCGCGTCCATCGGCACGGGCTTCGTGGCGCGCGCCAAGCCGGACGGCTACACGCTGCTGCTGGGCACGGCGGCGGGCCACGTGGTGACGCCGTTGATGCAGAAGACCGCGTACGACGGCGTCAACGGCTTTGCGTTCTGCTCGGTCGTGGCGGTGCAGCCCATCATGCTGGTCGTCAACCCGTCGCGCGGCATCAAGACGGTGCAGGAGCTGATCGCCCGCGCCAAGGCCGAACCCGGCAAGCTCAGCTACGGGTCGGCCGGCGTGGGCGGCGCCACGCACCTGGGCGCCGAACTCTTCCAGCAGGCCGCGCGCGTGCAGCTCAATCACATTCCCTACGCCGGGGCGTCGCCCGCGATCAACGATGCGGTGGGCGGGCAGATCGACCTGGCCATGCTGAACCTGTCCGCCAGCCTGCCGTTCATCCGGCAGGGGCGGCTGGTGCCGCTGGCCTATGCGGCGGACCAGCGTTCGGCGCTGCTGCCGGACGTGCCCACGCTGGACGAGGCCGGGGTGCATGGCGCGCAGGCCGCCACCTGGTACAGCCTGGCCGCGCCCGCCGGCACGCCGGCCGGCATCGTGCAGACGCTGAGCGACACCGTCCGGCGCGTGAACGACGATCCCGAGTACCAACGCGTCATGCAGGACCAGGCGATCGCGCTGATGGCGCTGTCGCCCCAGGAGGCCACGGCGTACGTCCAGAAAGACCGCGCCGACATGCAGCGTCTGCTCGGCACGCTGGGGCTGCTGGCCAAATGA
- a CDS encoding flavin reductase family protein has protein sequence MNFDFSKLAPADAFKLLSSVVVPRPIAWVVSQSEAGARNAAPFSFFNVVSSDPPIVALGIGPRGGQLKDTSRNILQTRQFVINLVSAELAEQMNHTSLDYDASIDELARAGLAIEPSLIVAPPRIAQSPAALECEVWQVLEAAPQRVIVLARVVALYLRDDALLDAGKCYVDTPALRLLGRMHGAGWYAHTSDLFQMRAPEVANDPAITPAQGH, from the coding sequence ATGAACTTCGACTTCAGCAAGCTGGCTCCGGCCGACGCGTTCAAGCTGCTTTCCAGCGTGGTCGTGCCGCGGCCCATCGCCTGGGTGGTCAGCCAGTCGGAAGCGGGCGCGCGCAATGCGGCGCCGTTCTCGTTCTTCAACGTGGTCAGCAGCGATCCGCCCATCGTCGCGCTGGGCATCGGCCCGCGCGGCGGGCAACTGAAGGACACGTCGCGCAACATCCTGCAGACGCGGCAGTTCGTGATCAACCTGGTGTCGGCGGAACTGGCCGAGCAGATGAACCACACCAGCCTGGACTACGATGCCAGCATCGACGAACTGGCGCGCGCGGGCCTGGCGATCGAGCCGTCCCTGATCGTGGCGCCGCCGCGCATCGCGCAAAGCCCGGCGGCGTTGGAGTGCGAGGTGTGGCAGGTGCTGGAAGCGGCGCCGCAGCGGGTCATCGTGCTGGCGCGTGTGGTGGCGCTGTATCTGCGCGATGATGCCTTGCTGGATGCCGGAAAATGCTATGTGGACACCCCGGCGCTGCGCCTGCTGGGCCGCATGCACGGCGCGGGCTGGTATGCGCACACCAGCGATCTATTCCAGATGCGCGCGCCGGAAGTGGCCAATGACCCGGCCATAACGCCCGCGCAGGGGCACTGA
- a CDS encoding tripartite tricarboxylate transporter substrate binding protein — protein MKMTNALTALGLCLGMGLVSAAAAADGYPDRPLRMVVPFPAGGATDLMARALAQGLGEKLGQSVVVENRGGAGGSIGAEAVATAAPDGYTLLYSTMGVLTINPSLYAKLRYDPQKSFAPVSLTNLTSNLLVVDPALKVDSVAALAELARQRPGELTFSSSGNGTTSHLAGEMFKSTAKVDIRHIPYKGTSGAINDFMAGRISMMIDTSSNFIEQVKQGKIKALGVTSRKRLAALPDVPSISETPGFESYEVSLWSGVLAPAGTPRPVIDRLNADIKSVMTSPQMVERMAGYGIQTTHSTPEEFSERIRADTQKWARIIDQSGARAD, from the coding sequence ATGAAAATGACAAACGCGCTGACCGCGCTTGGCCTGTGCCTCGGCATGGGCCTGGTTTCCGCGGCGGCCGCCGCGGACGGCTATCCCGACCGGCCGCTGCGCATGGTCGTGCCCTTTCCGGCGGGCGGGGCTACGGACCTGATGGCCCGCGCCCTGGCGCAGGGCCTGGGGGAAAAGCTCGGCCAGTCCGTCGTGGTGGAGAACCGCGGCGGGGCAGGGGGCTCGATCGGGGCCGAGGCCGTGGCCACCGCGGCGCCCGATGGCTACACGCTGCTGTATTCGACGATGGGCGTCCTGACGATCAACCCGTCGCTCTACGCCAAGCTGCGCTATGACCCGCAAAAGAGCTTTGCGCCGGTCTCGCTGACCAACCTGACGTCCAATCTGCTGGTGGTCGATCCGGCGCTGAAGGTCGATTCCGTGGCGGCACTGGCGGAGCTTGCCCGCCAGCGGCCGGGGGAGTTGACCTTCAGCTCCTCGGGCAATGGCACGACCAGCCACCTGGCGGGCGAGATGTTCAAGTCGACCGCCAAGGTGGACATCCGTCACATTCCCTACAAGGGCACGTCCGGCGCCATCAATGACTTCATGGCCGGTCGCATTTCGATGATGATCGACACCTCGTCCAATTTCATCGAACAGGTCAAGCAGGGCAAGATCAAGGCGCTGGGCGTGACCAGCCGCAAGCGGCTGGCGGCGTTGCCGGACGTGCCGTCGATCTCGGAGACGCCGGGTTTCGAGTCGTACGAGGTGAGCCTGTGGTCGGGCGTGCTGGCGCCGGCGGGCACGCCGCGTCCGGTCATCGACCGGCTGAACGCCGACATCAAAAGCGTGATGACCTCGCCGCAGATGGTGGAGCGGATGGCCGGCTACGGCATCCAGACCACGCACAGCACGCCCGAGGAATTTTCGGAACGCATCCGCGCCGATACGCAGAAGTGGGCGCGGATCATCGATCAGTCCGGAGCCCGCGCGGACTGA
- a CDS encoding cupin domain-containing protein: MAKKSRETAAEPHDAHEGEAALSTLGPRLRHARMVHGLTLKALAQAADCSESLLSRVERGQAMPSLANLHRLARALGTNVAELTAAHAPPASPVIRQADRPIIEFTSQRGRKPGVKLERVIVPMRGQLLQADIHQLAPQAESLEQIAHAGEEMGYVIEGEFELRLGAEVHLMQAGDSFYFSSDVPHSYRNPGRTVARVLWVNTPATF; the protein is encoded by the coding sequence ATGGCAAAGAAAAGCAGGGAAACGGCGGCCGAGCCGCACGACGCGCACGAGGGCGAAGCGGCCCTGTCCACGCTGGGTCCCCGGCTCAGGCATGCGCGCATGGTGCATGGCCTGACGCTCAAGGCGCTGGCGCAGGCGGCCGATTGCTCGGAAAGCCTGTTGTCGCGCGTCGAGCGCGGCCAGGCCATGCCGTCGCTCGCGAACCTGCATCGCCTGGCCCGCGCGCTGGGCACGAACGTGGCGGAACTGACGGCGGCGCATGCGCCGCCGGCTTCGCCCGTGATCCGGCAGGCGGACCGGCCCATCATCGAATTCACCAGCCAGCGCGGCCGCAAGCCGGGCGTGAAGCTGGAACGGGTGATCGTCCCCATGCGCGGCCAACTGCTGCAGGCCGACATCCACCAGCTTGCGCCCCAGGCCGAAAGCCTGGAACAGATCGCGCATGCCGGCGAGGAAATGGGCTACGTCATCGAAGGCGAATTCGAGCTGCGCCTGGGAGCCGAGGTCCATCTCATGCAGGCGGGCGATTCCTTCTACTTTTCCAGCGATGTGCCGCACAGCTACCGCAATCCGGGCCGGACCGTGGCGCGCGTGTTGTGGGTGAATACGCCAGCCACGTTCTGA
- a CDS encoding tripartite tricarboxylate transporter substrate binding protein — translation MKKATALTVAAMILGAVAAPASHAAQPWPSQPIRLIVPYPPGGSVDNLARLLAPSLGQRLGQTIVIENKAGASGTIGVDATVRATPDGSTFGFGVPGAITGLPHVMKVPYDVSKIQYVSLVARIPQVIMVNPSLPDATLADFVASAKKQPGKYNYGSAGNVTTPHLGGELLKQQTGIDIMHVPYKGAAPAVTALLSNEVQMFPGDASAALGFIKSGKLRALAVASPQRFEGLPDVPTTQEAGFPGIIVESNYGIIAPTGTPQDIVEKMADAIAKSLADPVLRQKMIDQGAIPMATTPDAYRALMEAESKKWGEVIRRGKLGLQ, via the coding sequence ATGAAAAAAGCAACCGCACTGACGGTGGCGGCCATGATCCTGGGCGCCGTCGCCGCGCCCGCCTCGCACGCCGCGCAGCCCTGGCCCAGCCAGCCGATCCGCCTGATCGTGCCCTACCCGCCCGGCGGCTCAGTCGACAACCTGGCCCGCCTGCTCGCGCCGTCCCTGGGCCAGCGCCTCGGACAGACCATCGTGATCGAGAACAAGGCCGGCGCCAGCGGCACCATCGGGGTGGACGCGACCGTGCGCGCCACGCCCGACGGCAGCACCTTCGGCTTCGGCGTGCCGGGCGCGATTACCGGCCTGCCGCACGTCATGAAAGTGCCGTACGACGTGTCGAAGATCCAGTATGTCTCGCTGGTGGCGCGCATTCCGCAGGTCATCATGGTCAACCCCTCGCTGCCGGACGCCACGCTGGCGGACTTTGTGGCCAGCGCCAAGAAGCAGCCCGGCAAGTACAACTACGGCTCCGCCGGCAACGTCACGACTCCGCATCTGGGCGGCGAACTGCTCAAGCAGCAGACCGGCATCGACATCATGCACGTGCCCTACAAGGGCGCCGCGCCCGCGGTGACGGCGCTGCTGTCCAACGAGGTGCAGATGTTCCCCGGCGACGCGTCGGCCGCCCTGGGCTTCATCAAGTCCGGCAAGCTGCGCGCGCTGGCGGTGGCCAGCCCCCAACGCTTCGAAGGCCTGCCCGACGTGCCCACCACCCAGGAGGCGGGCTTTCCCGGCATCATCGTCGAGTCCAACTACGGGATCATCGCGCCCACCGGCACGCCGCAAGACATCGTGGAAAAGATGGCCGACGCGATCGCCAAGTCGCTCGCGGACCCCGTCCTGCGCCAGAAAATGATCGACCAGGGCGCCATCCCCATGGCCACCACGCCCGACGCATACCGCGCGCTGATGGAGGCGGAATCGAAAAAATGGGGCGAGGTCATCCGGCGCGGCAAGCTGGGACTGCAATAA
- the speB gene encoding agmatinase, translating into MSTDTSMQGLPRYSGIPTFMRVPLARGLADFDIALAGVPFDGGVTARPGARFGPREIRNMSTMMRAIHHVTGFNPFAACKVADVGDVPFTDVFHLERAHDDIRRFFEPIFAAGKKALIAGGDHSITFPVFQAIAPAQPLGMVHIDAHTDTWDYYVGSKFSHGSPFRRAVEAGLLDPARTIQIGIRGAQNTDEGWRYSLESGMRVVFIEEFDAAGVQAIIAEARRVVGGGPAYLSVDVDGLDPVYAPGTGTPEVGGLSTRETLALLRGLDGLDFVGADVVEVSPPYDPSGNTALLGATLMYECLCLLARGRAR; encoded by the coding sequence ATGAGCACCGATACCTCGATGCAGGGGCTGCCGCGCTACAGCGGCATTCCCACTTTCATGCGGGTCCCGCTGGCCCGCGGGCTGGCGGATTTCGACATCGCCCTGGCGGGCGTGCCGTTCGATGGCGGCGTGACCGCCCGGCCCGGCGCGCGATTCGGCCCGCGCGAGATCCGCAACATGTCCACCATGATGCGCGCCATCCACCACGTCACGGGCTTCAACCCCTTCGCCGCCTGCAAGGTGGCCGACGTGGGCGACGTGCCGTTCACGGATGTCTTTCACCTGGAGCGGGCCCATGACGATATCCGGCGCTTCTTCGAGCCGATCTTCGCGGCGGGCAAGAAGGCGCTGATCGCGGGCGGCGACCATTCCATCACGTTTCCCGTCTTCCAGGCGATCGCGCCGGCGCAGCCCTTGGGCATGGTGCACATCGACGCGCACACCGACACCTGGGACTACTACGTGGGATCCAAGTTCAGCCACGGATCGCCTTTCCGGCGCGCCGTCGAGGCCGGGCTGCTGGATCCCGCGCGCACCATCCAGATCGGCATCCGGGGCGCGCAGAACACGGACGAAGGCTGGCGCTATTCGCTGGAAAGCGGCATGCGCGTGGTGTTCATCGAAGAATTCGACGCGGCCGGCGTGCAGGCCATCATCGCCGAAGCCCGGCGCGTGGTGGGGGGCGGCCCGGCCTATCTGTCGGTGGACGTGGACGGGCTGGACCCGGTCTATGCCCCCGGGACCGGCACCCCGGAGGTGGGCGGCCTGTCCACCCGGGAGACCCTGGCGCTGCTGAGGGGTCTGGATGGGCTGGACTTTGTCGGGGCCGACGTCGTCGAAGTGTCGCCGCCCTATGACCCCAGCGGCAATACGGCGCTGCTGGGCGCCACGCTGATGTACGAGTGCCTGTGCCTGCTGGCGCGCGGCCGGGCGCGCTGA
- a CDS encoding carboxymuconolactone decarboxylase family protein → MSRIPLPDPDSMTDDQKRVYEQIISGPRGRLVGPLRAALHSPELAERWQALGALLRFGTSLPPRVSELAIVVTARRWNSQIEWHIHAQAARAAGIADAVLDAIQARATPVFDNRDDEVVYEFARQLQETGQVEPALYAQAVERWAAVGVVELTAVIGYYTMVSMTLNAHEIPMPDDAPPPLDTPRQDGGPALSRLAPLGKRGQS, encoded by the coding sequence ATGAGCCGCATCCCGCTGCCCGACCCCGACAGCATGACCGATGACCAGAAGCGCGTGTACGAGCAGATCATCTCGGGGCCGCGCGGCCGTCTGGTCGGCCCCTTGCGCGCCGCGCTGCACAGTCCCGAACTGGCCGAGCGCTGGCAGGCGCTGGGCGCGCTGCTGCGCTTTGGCACCAGCCTGCCGCCCCGCGTCAGCGAACTCGCCATCGTGGTCACGGCGCGCCGCTGGAACAGCCAGATCGAATGGCACATCCACGCGCAGGCCGCGCGTGCAGCCGGCATTGCGGACGCGGTGCTGGACGCGATCCAGGCACGCGCCACGCCGGTGTTCGACAACCGCGACGACGAAGTGGTCTACGAGTTCGCGCGTCAGCTCCAGGAAACCGGACAGGTCGAGCCCGCCCTGTATGCACAGGCGGTGGAGCGTTGGGCGGCGGTCGGCGTGGTGGAGCTGACTGCCGTGATCGGCTACTACACCATGGTGTCGATGACGCTGAACGCGCACGAGATCCCGATGCCGGACGACGCGCCGCCGCCGCTGGACACGCCGCGGCAGGACGGCGGACCGGCGCTCAGCCGGTTGGCGCCGCTGGGCAAGCGGGGGCAATCATGA
- a CDS encoding amidohydrolase, with product MSAAASGDRKARPYVPDSVETPRMPVAPAHALPAGACDTHCHVFGPYDRFPLQHPSSYAAPDAAAPRYLRMLDTLGAARGVLVQPAPYGTNPDALLDALAQGADRLRGIAVADPSATDAQLRDLYERGVRGLRFVEARDPAGKLFPGSVGFDQVAALAPRMKAHGLHAQLWAPCDTYLRHLPALAGLDLPIVIDHLGSLVPARGDSDPVFQLLRGLLAEGRIWMKLTVCRVGTAPDYENARFIHDACIAANPDQVLWGSDWPFVRMGAAAPSADALVDLAHRWLGSDALRRKVWVDNPARLYGFKQTA from the coding sequence ATGAGCGCCGCCGCCAGCGGGGACCGGAAAGCCCGCCCCTACGTGCCGGACAGCGTCGAGACGCCGCGCATGCCCGTCGCGCCGGCACATGCACTGCCCGCAGGCGCGTGCGACACGCATTGCCACGTCTTCGGTCCCTACGACCGCTTTCCCCTGCAGCATCCGTCGTCCTACGCCGCGCCGGACGCCGCGGCGCCGCGCTACCTGCGCATGCTGGACACGCTGGGCGCGGCGCGCGGCGTGCTGGTGCAGCCCGCGCCCTATGGCACGAACCCCGATGCGCTGCTGGACGCGCTGGCGCAGGGTGCAGACCGCCTGCGCGGGATCGCCGTGGCCGATCCGTCGGCCACCGATGCGCAACTGCGTGACCTGTACGAACGCGGCGTGCGCGGCCTGCGCTTTGTCGAGGCGCGCGACCCCGCGGGCAAGCTGTTTCCCGGCAGCGTGGGATTCGATCAGGTCGCCGCGCTGGCCCCGCGCATGAAGGCGCACGGCCTGCACGCGCAGCTCTGGGCGCCTTGCGACACCTATCTGCGCCACCTGCCGGCGCTGGCGGGGCTGGACCTGCCGATCGTCATCGATCACCTGGGCAGCCTGGTGCCGGCGCGCGGCGACTCGGATCCGGTGTTCCAGCTGCTGCGCGGATTGCTGGCCGAAGGACGGATCTGGATGAAGCTGACGGTGTGCCGCGTCGGCACCGCGCCGGACTACGAGAACGCGCGCTTCATCCACGATGCCTGCATCGCCGCCAATCCGGACCAGGTGCTGTGGGGTTCGGACTGGCCCTTCGTGCGGATGGGCGCCGCCGCGCCGTCGGCCGACGCGCTGGTCGACCTGGCGCACCGCTGGCTGGGGAGCGACGCGCTGCGCAGGAAGGTCTGGGTGGACAACCCGGCGAGGCTTTACGGCTTCAAGCAAACGGCTTAA
- a CDS encoding LysR family transcriptional regulator, translated as MPTAKATGLSLDLTADLHKWRAFLAIAELGSITRAALYLDQDQSVLSRRINALERECNARLFNRTGRGVNLSEVGERLFPLVQTLLHDAERLELELNGEAREPAGEVTLGLLPSTAHPLIRRLFSRLRQQFPKVHLKILEGSSGQIEEWLTDSRVDIAILYRYGDKCPPGEQALAYVDSYLVGAAGDARTQAGEITFDQLDGLPFILPGAPNGLRNALDGLARARKITIAPLIEADSLPLMKSIVEHEKMYTVLPLHAVWQEVQEGRLSIAALRDPTMSRIISMAFARAKGPGRTVMEVASQIEALVREIGGEGVWHASP; from the coding sequence ATGCCAACCGCAAAAGCCACGGGCCTGAGCCTGGACCTGACCGCCGACCTGCACAAATGGCGGGCTTTCCTGGCCATCGCGGAACTGGGCAGCATCACCCGCGCCGCGCTGTACCTGGACCAGGACCAGTCGGTGCTGAGCCGCCGCATCAATGCACTGGAACGCGAGTGCAATGCGCGGCTCTTCAACCGCACCGGCCGCGGCGTCAACCTGTCGGAAGTGGGCGAACGCCTCTTCCCGCTGGTGCAGACGCTGCTGCACGACGCCGAGCGCCTGGAACTGGAGCTCAACGGCGAGGCCCGCGAGCCCGCCGGCGAGGTCACGCTGGGCCTGTTGCCGTCGACGGCGCATCCGCTGATCCGCCGGCTGTTCTCGCGGCTGCGCCAGCAGTTTCCCAAGGTGCATCTCAAGATCCTGGAGGGGTCCAGCGGCCAGATCGAGGAATGGCTGACGGACAGCCGCGTGGACATCGCCATCCTGTACCGCTATGGCGACAAATGCCCGCCCGGCGAGCAGGCGCTGGCCTACGTCGACTCCTACCTCGTCGGCGCGGCGGGCGATGCGCGCACGCAGGCAGGCGAAATCACGTTCGACCAGCTCGATGGCCTGCCCTTCATCCTGCCCGGCGCGCCCAACGGCCTGCGCAACGCGCTGGACGGCCTGGCGCGGGCGCGCAAGATCACCATCGCGCCCCTGATCGAGGCCGATTCCCTGCCGCTCATGAAGTCCATCGTCGAACACGAAAAGATGTACACCGTGCTGCCGCTGCACGCGGTCTGGCAGGAAGTGCAGGAAGGGCGGCTGAGCATCGCCGCGCTACGCGACCCCACGATGAGCCGCATCATTTCCATGGCGTTCGCGCGCGCCAAGGGGCCGGGGCGCACCGTCATGGAAGTGGCCTCGCAGATCGAGGCCCTGGTGCGCGAGATCGGCGGCGAAGGCGTCTGGCACGCCAGCCCGTAG